In Panicum virgatum strain AP13 chromosome 5K, P.virgatum_v5, whole genome shotgun sequence, the genomic window CTGTTTCTTCATGTGCGGCACAGTGCGCAGTAATGGCGTCGGAGGCCTCCCGAAGCTCCCCCGCTGTGTCGTTGCCGTCGTGGAAGCCGATCCCGTTTTCCCGGCGGTCGAGCGTCGTCAAGTCGTTCACGCCCTCTttcccgagctcgccacctgcctcGCTCCCTCCTGCGCCTCGccttcctctccttctccttcctctgttCGCCATGGACGGCGTCTGAGCAGCTCGTGCTCGTCGGCCGaatccgcgagctccgctccacggatttcaaatccaccgcaACCAAAGCTCGTCAACCTTCCTAGCTTCCTTTCCAACCCCGCCAAACCTAGCCCCGAGCCCCATCTCGTCGCAAATCAGAAAATCCCCGGCCGCCCGCCATTGAAACCGCTCGGAGCTCTGGTCGCCGTCGAACTCCCACCTCCGATCTTCATTTTCTTCGCTTGACGGCTCAAATCGTCCCTAGGTGAGCCACCGGTGCTCATGCTCTCCACGTTCCTTCGCGTTCGCGAGGTTTCCACGCGCATTCTCgaccacgccatcgccggccgagctgttcaccgccgccgcacggcgCGGGCCGCGCCTGCACCGCTCCGCGCCACGCTAGCGCGCGCACCAGAGCCGCCTAGCTGCGCTGATGCTCgagccgcgccgcaccgccgccgcttggccccgccgccgccggcgcaagcgcaccgccgcctcccctgccctagcgccgccaccggcgcgactgcgcgccgccgccacagcctctgcgccgccaccgcgggtCTAAGCGCGCGAGCcaagggccccgccgccgctctgctcgCCGTCGGCCAGCGCTGCCGCCGCAGGCCCTCGCCCCCAGCGCCACCGCAAGCCGCGCGCCTGGCCTGGCCGCCCCCCCTCTGTTTTGTGTCACTGGCCAATGGGACCCACGGGTCAGGGGTTGGGGGgagttttcttttatttttatttgttgttaAATTCGACTGTAGATTGTAAATTTCATATAAATTCaaggaaaaatgcgaaaaatatgaaataaattttgttggatttgttagagtaagatctatggaggaaaaatatccacagtggcaaaatgagctttttacccctgcaaaaatttagattgtgtttagtcttgcttaattagtttctCTAGATCTGTTATtctaaaaattgtgaaatttttgcagtagcttaccTTAAGCATGAGtgatccaccataaaattttcatacacATAGGACCTAGTTTAGTATATGAATATAAAATGTAACCAAACTTAAATATGTGTATaggaataataatatttttacatgtaaatttttatacaaattataaaaggcaaataataatgtctttgctagtcatattttattttatagtaaATCATGCTCTAATTGATAATTTGGCCTCTAATTGTTTCTAGCACTAGtgttaaagttaattattaCCATATTTGCATCCTTTTATGTAAATTGTTAATTTATTTAATGTTTATCATCTAATGGCAAAGTCATGTTGGCATTTATtcattgtctcatatgcatgacatatagaatccgcgaccgaggaagtcttgtacgaggtgatcgcggagccgcaggagcagacggagccagttccgcaggagtttcgtgacgacccggcccaaggcccagtggacactagctctgagcagcagcctgcaggcaagccccggagcataacctactattttaatttatgaaatgttatatatatatttacttgattatgcattaagtttctaggcgttgaatgaaaccctagatgcatgattccTAGGATCCATTGATcggaatactagtatgtgtatgtcgttatccttgccatgctaaaaataggattcggtagaagtcgagtaatttcatgttactcgcgagatataggatgtctttatgATTTGATTATGGAATATTGGGATATGGAGGAAAGGAAATGAATGGTAGACCGGGCGGGAACtgtctagccccgtctgtgtcagttaaggaccgtaccgttgtcggccctgctggtcatgtttgaactgtactaaccgcataccgggagtaggaggtagtcgaaaccggaaagccgagtactgccttgcttcgaaagtacaggaacccgcacccaactcctggggcgagtcgagtagtcgcggagaattgggatgcagatatttacttttggtggtctcacgttgagcttggctgaccatatgtcgttgggctggttcctgtagttcgaggcggggaggggaatggttggtttgtattgtccgacggggcaaatacgtgccgtgttggttaggtccaccttgcaatgttaaatcggatcgattcgccgtcagtcgctctcggacatgagcaccttgatctccgagtcacatcgtagtaagaacatGGAAGTGATTGAGATGATCGGTATAGTTGtacctaatcaattgtttttccacactgatTGTTATAGAAGTGCAAACCTTAGAAAATAGGTACTCCTtcctaatcttgagctaaaataatgaaagtaaggactcactcTTAATTGCTTTTTCGCAAAACAACCCACAGccagaaagccgtgcatgtctagataatgggctatgtatacccatagtcgggtaagtcttgcagagtattagtatactcatggttgtggctcaaactatttcaggtcaggatgggatcgacttctgcccttgttgtgctaagtttatacagcttggcgcggatggttgggaggtggccGGACTAGATGCTTAGTCATTGCTAGTTTCCAAATCACACACctgtgggctgagtgtgtgattcgatACGGCACTTCATGTATTATAGACGTCAGGTTTTTATATCGGActttgttttaaaataaagttgttttaaaataaagttGCTCTTGTACATTATTTATGTAATTAAACCAGGTCTGTAGAACTTAATGTACTCTACTCAGTATTGTAATCGTATTTATATGTACTCGTTATGTTTATACtacctgcgctcaccttcgcatgggactactggtgtttgtttcgatcggaatgtcggtttcgaaaggactgtcaaattataccgttaagccaaatgtgcctgatgtgttcaaatgatggccatttagcttaatttgagttttaatttggcggttctgttacagctggtatcagagccgaaatacACCAGAGGTGGTACGGATGTGACTATTTTCTAGACtttcaaaattaaaaatgaatttcTAGGGTATAAGGAAAATCGTTTCAGTCGCGCTTTACGATTAAATCCGTATTAAGCCCTACATAGTACTTGGTTATTTATAAATTGGTGGCAATATTTATATtcactgacttccagcacatttctttctgTTAAACCTTGAATTCTTGCATAACCCTTACTTAatattgtaacgacgcacctacgctaaggtaatcAAGGtgagcattcttggtagtccttagaatagcccacgtgtttcatacgtgtacgggtcccgtatgatgagcatacgaggaggtgataaggctccattCAAATGAGCATGTCGCTATCTGCCACTTGATATGGAGCGCGGACTTcccaccgtgtgattgtgagcacggccatttcgtaaggcaatgttacgagatgtaaatctgtcatgcgattggttatgaccgtgtaccttgggacacgtgtacccttggatgtcccgtaaggcgatttgtacgggaggtgaatacgttgcctcggtaacgtatgcagcgctgtccatgcagcgTTGAACGCATGGGCgtcatctctatagtggatggtgatgtatgtgtgaatatgtgggcaactgcatatgcgttattcatgtggcgtaggacacatgggggccgttcgtgtgtgctggcacgaagggtccagtcgtggatatatgcatatatctgtatatcatgtgatttctgcaggtacactaacaaacGAACACGTAAGTTAAGGCGTGTAGAAATCGATTATATAATTGAGAGCGTATGTTGCCACCGAAAGACCACGTATATTGCCCTATATTTGTCGGCAATTTTTGTTGGAAGGGTGACGCAGGACGATCATGCATAATACCATTCATTGCATTATAAGAGTGGGTTAGCGAGttatacaaaagttgtagagtattTTGATAGCCACTCGCTTGCAAAAGTTGTGAATTTTTGGACGTATAGTTTGGGAGATATTGTCAAATCAATACCGCAAagatttgtgattttgagagtTAGTTGGGGCCTATGTTGTATTCACTAGTTGATGCAAAAATGGTTGTACCTCCTTCATGCATGATCCAGTTATTCTTGTTACAATTGTGGGGCATAAAAGTGGTGATACAAATATTGAGTTATTTAATCGGTGTTCTAAATTCAGCATTTTTCATGAATTGAATATTAGTTGCTATCatgattatttaatttaatcagATACTGGAACTAATTGATTCATGATTAATTGCAGAATGCCGAACACCGATAATGATTCCTTTGCGCCCAATGGTGCTAATGCGTTGCCACCGCCTCCCAATTTGGTTGAGGCAATCGCGGCCATGTTGACTGGGCGCGATGAACAGACGGAACTGCTCCGTCAGCTCGTTCATCAAGGTGCTGCACCGCGGCATGGAAATCATAATCATCACCAGCCGCCTGTCCCTGGGTATCAGGAGTTCTTGGGTACTCAGCCACCGCTTTTCCATAAGGCGGAtgagccactggaagctgacagTTGGCTCCAgaccattgagtccaagttcactCTATATCAGTATGATGACAATGACAAGACATCATTTGCAGCTCAGTAACTCCGAGGTCCTGCACGTACGTGGTGGGATAATCACGTAGCTATGTTCCCTACTGGCACTCGGTTttcttggaatgagttcaaggaATCTTTCAGGGCACATCATATCCCTGAAGGGGTTATTCGCAGGAAGCTCAATGAGTTCTTAGCTCTGAAACAGGGCAATAATACTGTGACACAATATGCTCAAGCTTTCAACACCTTGTCTCAATATActggatatcatgtggaaacagATGAAAAGAAACAAGCGTGCTTCAGGCAGGGGTTAGCTGCAAGCTCCAGTAACGCTTGATTATGTTCAAATTCAACACTTTCAGTGAGCTGGTTAATGGGGCTATCACTCAAGAGGACGCCCATATAGCTCACCAAgcagagaaaaagaggaaggcaccaaTGGGTGGATCTTCTAGTCAAGCTAATCAGAGGTTTCGTCTAATTCAGACCGGACCCCCTTGTGCACCTTATCAGCATCGGCCGGTGTACCGACCAGTGCAGTATCAGACCACATATCGGCCTCCGCAACAGCAGTCAAGTTATAGGCCAACACAGCACCAGACGGGGTATAGACCACCTCAATACCCACAGCCTCAAGGGGTAGCCAGATCTCCGGTGCCTCAGCAGAATGTGCAGAAGACGTGGGTGCAGCCGCAGGGTGTACGCCCTAATTTCCCTCCATGTTTCAACTGTGGTCAAGTTGGTCATTTTGCACGTGAATGCCGTATGCCACCTAAAAAAGTTCAGGGTTCTAATCAGCACAATCAGAAGCCGaaagtggctcatttcaagccaaGATGCGTGCATTATACCACGCTAGAGGATGTTCCTGAGGGAgctcaagtgatggcgggtatgttTTCAGTTCATAATCAACCTGTTACCGTATTATTTGATTTGGGTGCATCTCACACGTTTATTAGCAAGGAGTGTGTCATTAGATTGGGACTGAAAATAGAGAGCATGTCCAAGCCGTACCATATTCACTCACCTGGGGGAAGATTAATCACCAATCAATTTGTTAAGCACGTACCCCTACAGTTGCAAGAGAAAATTTTTCCTACGGCCCTTATAATTCTACCAACTCAGAGTgtagatattatattgggcatgAACTGGATGGATGGTCGAGGAGTTCTTCTAGACACTACCTCATGATCTGTGCATATTAAATCTTCCATTCATGGTTCTATGACTTTGAATCTGGTGGACCATATACCTTCGACATCCACAGTGAATCAGGTTGAGGCCAAAAGTCTGGCTGAAATACCAGTGGTGTGTAAATAtccggatgtttttccggatgacttaccaggcatgccacctgaccgtaagatagagtttgccattgaattgcaaccagGAATGGCACCAATTGCCAGAAGACCTTAtcgtatgccacccaatgagttagcagagctaaagaagcaattgcaggaGTTACTTGATGAGGgttatatccgtcctagcacttcaccttggggctgtccagcgctctttgttaaaaagaaagatgaaagtctcaggttgtgtgtggactatcggcctttgaatgctgtcactatcaaaaataaatatccactctcccgaattgatattttgtttgatAAGTTAGTCGGGGCCAAGGTATTTTCCAAAATTGATCTTCGatcgggctatcatcaaataaaaattaggcTCGAAGAtatcccaaagacagctttcTCCACACGATATGGGCTTTATGAATACCTCATTATGTCATTTGGATTGACGAATGCCCcggctcatttcatgtatctcatgaactcggtgtttatgcccgagttagataagtttgtcgtggttttcattgacgacattcttatatattccaagaatgaagaagaacatgctgagCATCTTCACATTGTTCTCCAGCGTCTTCAGGAACACAagttgtatgccaaattcaCCAATTGTGAGTTTTGGCTAAAGGAGGTTCCATTCCTGGGTCATGTCATATCAGAGAATGGAATTTCTGTTGACCCTAGTAAAATCAAAGATGTTTTGAATTCGGAAGCACCTACATCTGTTCCAGAAAttcggagttttcttgggctagcaggatattaccggcggtttgttccggatttttcaaaaattgctaagcccatgactgagttgctcaagaaaggggtgaaatttaattggaatgataaatgtgatcaggcttttctgaccttgaggaaacttttgacaTCTGCCCCTATCTTAGCCCAACCTGATATTACTCGACCAtttgatgtatattgtgatgcatcaggtacgggtttaggttgtgtcctcatgcaagaccgtcgagtaattgcttatgcttccagagcactCCGGCGACATGAGGAAAATTATGCCATTCATGATTTAGAACTAGCAGCAGTGGTTCATGCTTTGAAGAtctggcgtcattatcttctgggcaatcctgtTCACATATATACGAACCATAAAAGTCTcgagtatattttcacccagaatGAGCTAAATCTACGCCAAAGAcgatggttggaattgattaaggattatgatttggagattcattatcacccggggtAAAGCcaatgtggttgcagatgctttgagccgcAAGGCTCAGTGCAACTGCCTGTCTATTGTGCCTTTCAATGAGACCCTTTGTTATGAACTAGAAAAATTAAACTTGGGGATCATCACACACGACAGTCTTGATAATTTGGTCCTTTCACCTACTCTTCGAGATCGGATTATTTCTGCTCAAAAACATAATGTCGGGATGGAAAAGAATCGCCAAAGACTTGCGGAAAATGACCCGGAGGTGAAGTGTTTTCATTTAGATGAGGCTGGAATTCTTTGGTTCAAGGATTGTTTGGTGGTACCTAAAGATTTAGAGCTCCGAAAACAAAtctttgatgaagctcatctctctaggtattctatccacccgggcagcaataaaatgtatcaagatttgaAGCAGCGATTTTTGTGGACAAGAATGAAGCGGGAGATTGCTAAATATGTGTCTGAATGTGACACCTGTAGAAGGGTCAAAGCTAGCCATTTGAAAGCAGCAGGTCCTCTTCAGCCTTTGAGTATTCCATCTTGGaagtgggaggacatcagtatggatttcattgtcggctTACCCAAAACTTCAAAAGGATACGACTCCATCTGGGTTATTGTTGACCGTCTCACCAAGTCTGCACATTTTCATCCTGTGAAAACTATTTATACGACCAAGCAATATGCTCAACTATATATGGACCGTATTGTGAGCCTTCATGGGATTCCAAAAACTATCATTTCAGATCGTGGTACACAATTTATtgctcggttctgggagcattTCCTCGCCGCCCTTGGTACACAACTGATCcgcagttcagcttatcattcCCAGACCGATGGTCAAACCGAGAGAGTTAATcaaattttggaagatatgctgcggGCTTGTGTACTCTCATATAGTAAAAAGTGGTATGAGTGTCTACCTTTAGCTGAAttctcctataacaacagctatcaggaaagtatcaaaatggctccttttgaggcattatatggatgaaggtgtagaactccattgaattggtcagaagccggtGAAAGAAATGTATTCGGCCCTGATATAGTCAGTGAggcagaagaacaagtccgggtTATACAGGAGAACTTGAAAATAGCCCAATCCCGGCAGAaaagctatgcggacaagaaacgtcaatcgatctcattccaagtgggagatcatgtctatttacgggtatctccaatgagaGGAGTCCAACGATTCggtgtgaagggaaagctcgcccctcgttatgttgggcctttttctatcattgagcgatgtgggccggtagcatatcgcctggaacttcctgcccaattatccgcagttcataatatattccatgtctcccagctcaggaaatgcctccgtgttccagatAAAATAATGGACATAGAGAAGTTacaagtggagcccgatcttgtctatccagaGCATCTAGTAAAAATTATTGATCACAAGACTCGGGTCACTCGAAATCAAACCAGCAATTTCTATAAAgtacaatggagtaatcactcagagcgagaagctacctgggaaacggAGGAATTTGTTCAATCCAAATGTCCTGAGTTGCTCCAATTATACCAAGGTATATGATTTTCCGATTTCCTTTCAATTCGGCATTTTTctcctaaatctcgggacgagatttcttttagggggaaggattgtaacaatccaaaaattagagagcaaatgaaaatttggagtttacacgtgggccccacatgtcagtctctctccccctcttctCCCTGTTTCTTCCTGTGCGGCACAGTGCGCAGTAATGGCGTCGGAGGCCTCCCGAAGCTCCCCCGTTGTGTCGTTGCCGTCGTGGAAGCCGATCCCGTTTTCCCGGCGGTCGAGCATCGTCAAGTCGTTCACGCCCTCTttcccgagctcgccacctgcctcGCTCCCTCCTGCGCCTCGccttcctctccttctccttcctctgttCGCCATGGACGGCGTCTGAGCAGCTCGTGCTCGTCGGCCTAATCCGCAAGCTCCGCTCCACggatttcaaatccaccgcaACCAAAGCTCGACAACCTTCCTAGCTTCCTTTCCAACCCCGCCAAACCTAGCCCCGAGCACCATCTCGTCGGAAATCAGAAAATCCCTGGCCGCCCGCCATTGAAACCGCTCAGAGCTCTGGTCGCCGTCGAACTCCCACCTCCGATCTTCATTTTCTTCGCTTGACGGCTCAAATCGTCCCTAGGTGAGCCACTGGTGCTCATGGTCTCCACGTTCCTTCGCGTTCGCGAGGTTTCCACGTGCGTTCTCGACCACGCCGCCGCACGGCGCGGGCCGCGCCTGCACCGCTCCGTGCCACGCTAGCGCGCGCACCAGAGCCACCTAGCTGTGCTGATGCTCgagccgcgccgcaccgccgccgcttggccccgccgccgccggcgcaagcgcgccgccgcctcccctgccctagcgccgccgccggcgcgactgcgcgccgccgccaccgcctctgcGCCACCCCCACCGCGGGTCTAAGCGCGCGATCgaagggccccgccgccgctctgctcgccgtcggccagcgccgccgctgcaggccCTCGCCCCAGCGCCACCTCAAGCCGCGCGCCTGGCCTGGCCGCCCCCTCTGTTTTGTGTCACTGGCCAATGGGACCCACGGGTCAGGGGTTGGGGGgagttttcttttatttttatttcttgtTAAATTTGGCTGTAgattgtaaattccatataaattcaacgaaaaatgagaaaaatatgaaataaattttgttggatttgttagagtaagatctatGGAGAAAAAATATCCATagtggcaaaatgacctttttacccctgcaaaaatttagattgtgtttagtcttgcttaattagtttctCTAGATCTATTAAtctaaaaattgtgaaatttttgcagtagcttaccTTAAGCATGAGtgatccaccataaaattttcatatacATAGGACCTAGTTTAGTATATGAATATAAAATGTAACCAAACTTAAATATGTGTATaggaataataatatttttacatgtaaatttttatacaaattataagaggcaaataataatgtctttgctagtcatattttattttattgtaaATCATGCTCTAATTGATAATTTGGCCTCTAATTGTTTCTAGCACTAGtgttaaagttaattattaCCATATTTGCATCCTTTTATGTAAATTGTTAATTTATTTAATGTTTATCATCTAATGGCAAAGTCATGTTGGCATTTATtcattgtctcatatgcatgacatatagaatccgcgaccgaggaagtcttgtacgaggtgatcgcggagccgcaggagcagacggagccagttccgcaggagtttcgtgacgacccagcccaaggcccagtggacactagctctgagcagcagcccgcaggcaagccctggagcataacctactattttaatttatgaaatgttatatatatatatttacttgattatgcattaagtttctaggcgttgaatgaaaccctagatgcatgattccTAGGATCCATTGATcggaatactagtatgtgtatgtcgttatccttgccatgctaaaaataggattcggtagaagtcgagtaatttccggttactcgcgagatataggatgtctttatgATTTGATTATGGAATATTGGGATATGGAGGAAAGGAAATGAATGGTAGACCGGGCGGGAACtgtctagccccgtctgtgtcagttaaggaccgtaccgttgtcggccctgctggtcatgtttgaattgtactaaccgcataccaggagtaggaggtagtcgaaaccggaaagccgagtactgccttgctttgaAAGTACAGGAatccgcacccaactcctggggcgagtcgagtagtcgcggagaattgggatgtagatgtttacttttggtggtctcacgttgagctcggctgaccatatgtcgttgggctggttcctgtagttcgaggcggggaggggaatggttggtttgtattgtccgacggggcaaatacgtgccgtgttggttaggtccaccttgcaaggttaaatcgaatcgattcgccgtcagtcgctctcggacatgagcaccttgatctctgagtcacatcgtagtaagaacatGGAAGTGATTGAGATGATCGGTATAGTTGtacctaatcaattgtttttccacactgatTGTTATAGAAGTGCAAACCTTAGAAAATAGGTACTCCTtcctaatcttgagctaaaataatgaaagtaaggactcactcttaattgcttttccgcaaaacaacccacagccagaaagccgtgcatgtctagataatgggctatgtatacccatagtcgggtaagtcttgcggagtattagtatactctgggttgtggctcaaactatttcaggtcaggatgggatcgacttctgcccttgttgtgctaagtttatacagcttggcgcggatggttgggaggtggccGGACCAGATGCTTAGTCATTGCTAGTTTCCaaatcacacacccgtgggctgagtgtgtgattcgatACGACGCTTCATGTATTATAGACGTCAGGCTTCTATATTAGActttgttttaaaataaagttGCTCTTGTACATTATTTATGTAATTAAACCAGGTCTGTAGAACTTAATGTACTCTACTCGGTATTGTAATCGTATTTATATGTACTCGTTATGTTTGTACTGcttgcgctcaccttcgcgtgggactactggtgtttgtttcgatcggaatgtCGGTTTCGAAAAGACTGTCAAATTATACCGTTAAGCCAAATGtgtctgatgtgttcaaataatggtcatttagcttaatttgagttttaatttggcggttctgtcacatgcGCCTTCTCCGCCGGGGCGGCCGCAGCCGCCGTGTTCATCGCCTCCTTGCCCATCACGCGCTTGGCCACCTTCTCCACGACCATCCGCCCGGTTCCCTTCACCACCACAGCGGCCACGGAGTACCCCCTCCTGCACATGCATGTACACCACCATCGCATCCATCAGATCACCACAAGAAAATTCATTGTTCGTCAACAAGATCGAGTTGATAACATTGCACGAGAGTAGTGCTTCCTGATGACCTTTGCGACAGGAGGCCGGTGCAGCTTGATGCGACTCTCTCCATGGAACGTAACCACGAGACTGAATGTACCGCAGCTAGCTCGATCTCTCTACCTGGCTAATGTAATTTCTGtcccttctcttctctctctctgtcgTGTGTCTCGAAGACGTGCTCTAGCTTGTTTGAGACGTGTGCTGCAGGGTGGCTATCCTTTTATAGAGGCAGCGGGAGCCGAGACGACGCAGCGGGCACGAAAGGGGCCAAACGATGACTCTTGGAACACGCCCAAGGGGCACGCCCGGATGGCCATACGAATCAAAAGCTCGGCGATCACCGGCTACGCCGGACATGGGCCCGGCCGGCgccgtgccggccggccggtggtcGCGGCTATCCATATCATGCATCAAGCGCCCGGTCCGGATTCCCCCGGAGCTAGCTTTGTGGGCGCGAAGACCCCCACGGCGACGCCGCGCGGCGAGAAAGATATACACGATGTGTGGGTGCGCGCGTGGA contains:
- the LOC120706738 gene encoding uncharacterized protein LOC120706738, with product MERVASSCTGLLSQRRGYSVAAVVVKGTGRMVVEKVAKRVMGKEAMNTAAAAAPAEKAPWVPDPSPATTARRAPPPRRRTRWTCAPSCFRRGSPTDRVIDQFKCMAT